AGTACTACACATGCTGGATAACCGAAATCACGTAAAGATTCTAAACCTTCACGAATCATGCGCTCAGCAATGCCTTGGTTGCGAACATCTTGACGTACGGCGACAGGTGCTAAACCTTGCCAATTGAGGTCTTCACCTTCCAGTGTTACTGGGCTGAACATTGCGTGCCCAACAACTTCACCGTCATCATTACAAGCCACCAGCGAGAGCGTTAACTTACCATTCTCTCTCAGTGCCATCACCAAGTTCGCTTCCGCTTCTGTCTCAAAGGTTTGTTTGAGTAAGCGATCGATAACCAGAATATCCGCTGGCGCTTCAGTTCGTATAAGCATGTGCTACCTCTTTTTGCATTACTGGCGATTGTACGCCTTTATGCACGAAGTCAGCCAGTTGATTCAATAAAACTTGCAACGGTTTTGGTAATAACTCTAAATCGACACTATCCATTAAGTTTTTCACTTCCAAACCAAGCTCTGTATCCCCTTCTATTGAAAGGCGTCGTTGGAAGAACAGTGTATCTGGATCTTCTTTACGACCGGCAATCAACACTAAGTCGTTTAAGTTGCCACTGAAAGAAACATCTTCATCTACCGGCTTATCCGCCACTACAATTTGTTCATCTTGGTAGCTGATATACCAAGCTAGTTTCATGTCCTTAACTTCTACTTTCAGCCACTTATCTTCTAGAAATTCAAAATCACCATCTTCTAAAGCTTCTTTGAACACTAGTTTTAGCCCGTCTAATAAGGCTTTTTTTTGAACAGATTGCGGCAATAAGTGGACTGGAGATCGCAAAATTGATGCTGCATTTTGAACTAATTGAGTGCGAATCTTGTTAATCACGCGGGTTATCCGTTACTTTGTAAATGATGTCAGGATGATAATGGAACAAGTCAAAGCGAGACCTGTTGTGCATCAATAAATGACCACATGGCTGTAACTCTTTCATCTCTTTGAGAACAAGGCTATATTAGAGCTACAGCTACAATAACATTCTCGCGCTTCGTTTCTATCTTTGGAGAATTGGTACCCTTTTAATGCCACCGCAACAACTTCAGCATTGGTTTAAGCAAATTACGGCCAAAGGACCTTTTTTCTCGGCCATTATCGACAGCCAACACAACTACGTAATGGTGAATGATCGCTATTGCGAAATTTCGGGTCTCAGTACCGATGAATTAGTTGGCATGAACGATAATGCAATCTTGGGTCAGCAACTCTACCAACAGCTCAAACCCTATTATGATCTCGCATTTAATGGTGAATATTTAGAGACCGAAGTTTCACTGCTTCATCTCGATATTGAAACTAGCCTTGCTTGCACCCTTTCTCCAATCCGCTATGACGAAAAAGTGCAATATATTGCCTTTCACGCCGTGGATACGTCGGAGAAACAACTGCTGGTGCGTTCATTGCAAGAATCAGAAGATAAGTTCACTGCACTAACGCAGTTAGTACCTGATGGTCTGCTATTGGTTGAAGATGACTGCATTATTTCAGCGAACCCTGCAGCTGTGCGTATTTTGGGCTTTGATTCAAGTCATGACCTACTTGGTGAAGAGCTAAGTCGTCTGTTTATTGATGAGAAAAGTAAAACGGTTTTTAACAACAAGCTTGGCGTATTGTTGCATGACACACCAATAGCCTGTTTAACCGGGCCTCGTTGTAACATTGAGCGCAAAGTGTTTTTGCAATCAGCCAAAACCATGGTTCTGGGCACAGAGTCGCAACTGGTGTTGGTACAAGATGCCGAGCAAACACCAAAGCAACTGACGCAAAACAAGTACGAAGATGCCCATATTGATAGCCTTACTGGGCTATACAACCGTTTTGGTTTTACCAAACGCTTGGAGCAAATGGTCAAAAATGATACGCCTTTGATCATGCTGTATCTGGATATCGATAACTTTAAAAACATCAACGACTCTTTAGGTCATCATATTGGTGATAAGGTGATTAAAGAGGTGTCGTCACGTCTTAAGCGTCTACTGCCGCAGCAAGCGGTACTTGGGCATTTAGGAGGGGACGAGTTTGGGTTGATCTTACCTGAGCCAGAAAATAATCGCATGGCAGAGTCATTGTCTGATCGCATTATTTCTCTCATTAACCAACCATTTGATTTGCATCACTTTAGCAAGCGTCTTGCCTGCTCTATTGGTAGTGTTTGTTACCCTGGAGATGGTAACGATGCACGTATTCTACTGCAGAATGCCGATACCGCGATGTATGAAGCAAAAGAGCGCGGACGAAACCGTTTGATCAAGTTTAACGATCAGATGAACAAAGAAGCACGTATGCGCTTGTGGCTTGAAATTGAACTGCAAAAAGCACTGCAACAAAATGGCCTTGAGGTATGGTATCAACCCAAAGTGAACGCGCGCGATTTTAGTATCAATGGCGCGGAAGCACTGGTGCGCTGGAAACACCCAGTGGAAGGTTATATCAGCCCTGGGGCATTTATTCCTGTCGCAGAGAAAGCCGGCCTGATTGAAAATCTAGGTCGCGTAGTGATGCGAGAAGTGTTTAACACCGTTAAACGCTGGAAGCTGCAAGGCATTCTTCCTGGACGCGTGGCAATTAACCTCTCACCAGAGCAGTTTGGTAATCCTCAGTTAATCGATTACATGGAGAAGCTGTTGCGCACGACTGAACTGGATCCGAACTGCATTACGTTCGAACTAACAGAAAGCGCGGTGATGAGTGACAGTGAGCATACCTTGCAAATGCTAAATGCGATCAAAAAACTGGGGTTTGCCCTCTCTATTGATGATTTCGGTACGGGTTATTCTTCGCTGGCGTACTTGGCACGTTTCCCACTCGATGAGCTCAAAATAGACCGAGCATTTATCAATGAAATCGACACCTTACCTAAACAGGTAACGGTGATTGAAAACATTATTAACTTGGGTAAATCCCTCAACCTTAGCGTGGTTGCCGAAGGTGTTGAAACCCAGCAACAAGCGACTCTGCTCTCCAACCTAAACTGTAACTCAATCCAAGGTTTCCACTTCTTCCGCCCACAACCAAAGCAAGAGGTTGAAGAACTGTTTGTGCAAAACCGTCGACATAAGAACTAGCTCAAACGCCAACCTTTAACCTTTCACCGCAAAATTCAACATCCTTTGCGGGCTAACTCACCGAAACCTGCCTTACATCAAGTTTGCCGTTCACAATTCTTCATAAAATGCGGGCAATTAAAACGTAATAGAACTGTTTAGCAATGGAACTCCTATGTCCTGCGGGTAACCTGCCTGCTCTAAAAACCGCTATCGATTGCGGTGCTGATGCGGTATACATCGGCTTTAAAGACGATACCAATGCTCGCCATTTTGCTGGTTTGAACTTTACCGGCAAAAAGCTCGACAAAGCCGTACAGTACGTACACGACAACAACAAGAAAATCCATGTTGCACTAAACACATTTGCGCACCCGAATGGCTTTGAACGTTGGACGAATGCCGTTGACCACGCTG
This is a stretch of genomic DNA from Vibrio panuliri. It encodes these proteins:
- a CDS encoding GNAT family N-acetyltransferase; this translates as MLIRTEAPADILVIDRLLKQTFETEAEANLVMALRENGKLTLSLVACNDDGEVVGHAMFSPVTLEGEDLNWQGLAPVAVRQDVRNQGIAERMIREGLESLRDFGYPACVVLGDPAYYARFGFAAAEQHHFHCQWEVPTGAFQVLAIAENEFAERSGLIEYSPEFSAL
- the ubiT gene encoding ubiquinone anaerobic biosynthesis accessory factor UbiT; amino-acid sequence: MINKIRTQLVQNAASILRSPVHLLPQSVQKKALLDGLKLVFKEALEDGDFEFLEDKWLKVEVKDMKLAWYISYQDEQIVVADKPVDEDVSFSGNLNDLVLIAGRKEDPDTLFFQRRLSIEGDTELGLEVKNLMDSVDLELLPKPLQVLLNQLADFVHKGVQSPVMQKEVAHAYTN
- a CDS encoding sensor domain-containing protein, with product MPPQQLQHWFKQITAKGPFFSAIIDSQHNYVMVNDRYCEISGLSTDELVGMNDNAILGQQLYQQLKPYYDLAFNGEYLETEVSLLHLDIETSLACTLSPIRYDEKVQYIAFHAVDTSEKQLLVRSLQESEDKFTALTQLVPDGLLLVEDDCIISANPAAVRILGFDSSHDLLGEELSRLFIDEKSKTVFNNKLGVLLHDTPIACLTGPRCNIERKVFLQSAKTMVLGTESQLVLVQDAEQTPKQLTQNKYEDAHIDSLTGLYNRFGFTKRLEQMVKNDTPLIMLYLDIDNFKNINDSLGHHIGDKVIKEVSSRLKRLLPQQAVLGHLGGDEFGLILPEPENNRMAESLSDRIISLINQPFDLHHFSKRLACSIGSVCYPGDGNDARILLQNADTAMYEAKERGRNRLIKFNDQMNKEARMRLWLEIELQKALQQNGLEVWYQPKVNARDFSINGAEALVRWKHPVEGYISPGAFIPVAEKAGLIENLGRVVMREVFNTVKRWKLQGILPGRVAINLSPEQFGNPQLIDYMEKLLRTTELDPNCITFELTESAVMSDSEHTLQMLNAIKKLGFALSIDDFGTGYSSLAYLARFPLDELKIDRAFINEIDTLPKQVTVIENIINLGKSLNLSVVAEGVETQQQATLLSNLNCNSIQGFHFFRPQPKQEVEELFVQNRRHKN